The DNA window TTCCAAAGCGGCGGCGAGAGACACGTTGACTCGCTCTGGATGGGCTTTGCCGATGTCAATGCGATTACCGTTTTTGCCGGTGAAATCACCGTCATCATGCTGCACGCCCGGGCTGATGAGTCCGACTTTTTGAACGGCATCATCAAAACGTTCCTCGCCGATGCCCAACTCACCATCGCCGCCGCCCTCACCCCGGACGACAGCCACGATCAAGGTCAAAGCTACGAGCGGCACGAATCACCCGGGCAAGAATCCACCCATTCCGATGAAGATCTCGAATGGCAGCCTGAGGCACCCGATCTCGATCCCAACAAAACCAACGTGGTCAGTTGAAGCGGTTGATCTGCTTGCGAATCCTGCCCCGAATCGCCCGGACGGTGGAAAAGCACCGTTTTTCCGGTGATTCTTTTTGATATTTTGCGGTTCTCACCCCGCCAAGACATGAACGATAGACAACGCCAGTTGCCTATGATACTACCGACCACTTATGAGTTTCGCCCACTCTCACCTCATCACCATCAGCCTCCTCGCATCGCTCCCTGCGCTCAGCGCCAAGGAGATTGACAAACCGGACTTCAACGCCCACGTCCGCCCCATCCTGGAGGCCGCCTGCTTCAACTGCCATAACGAGAAATCCGACAAGGGCGGACTCAACCTCACCACGCTCGAAACCACCATGGCCGGTGGCGACAATGGTGACGCCCTCGTCCCCGGCAAACCTGCCGACAGCCTGCTCTATTCCACCACCATCCTCCCGGAAGACGATGACATGGTCATGCCTCCGCCCAAGGAGGGTCTGCTCACCAAAGCCCAAACCGAAATCCTCCGACTCTGGATCGAACAAGGCGCCAACTGGCCCAAAGACGTTGTGCTTCAGCAGAAGCCGCGCATGAATTTCGCCAAACACATCAAACCCATCCTTGATGCCCGGCTCGCCAGCGGCGGCCCCGTCAAAGCCGACGAAGCTTACATGCTCCGACTCTGGACCGAACAAGGTTCCGTCTGGCCTGAAGGCACCGCCGCTCCCGGCACCGAAGCTCCCAAACCTGCCGCCCCCGCCGCCAAACTCGACGGCATGGAACTCGTCAAACGCATCCACGCCCACATCGTTGCCACCTCCAAGGAAAAAGCCGAGGCCGACATGAAACCCTACGACAGCCGCGGCCCCAAATCCGACGCCCCCTACAGCATGCTTGTCATCAAGGGCGGCGAATTCCTCATGGGCAGTCCTGAAGGAGAAGCCGAACGAAAAGACGACGAAGGCCCGCAGGTCAAAGTGAAGGTCAAACCCTTCTGGATGGGCAAACACGAAGTCACCTGGGACGAATACACCCCGTTCATGGTCACCGAAGTGGGTCGCAACAAGGACGGCTCCAAACAAAGCGGCAAAGCCGACGAGCCGATCACCGAAATCATCAGCCAGCCCACCACCCCCTACACCGAAATGTCCTTCGGCATGGGCACCGATGGCTACCCCGCCATCAGCATGACCCAGCATGCCGCCAACAAATTCTGCCAGTGGCTCAGCGCCCAGACCGGTCATTTTTACCGACTCCCCACCGAACAGGAATGGGAATACGCCGCCCGCGCTGGCACCACCACCGCTTATTATTGGGGCGATGACTCCGCCGGGGTCGCCGACTACGAGTGGTATTACGACAACGCCCCCAACTTCCAGTATTCCCAAGTCGGCAAAAAGAAACCCAACCCCTGGGGCCTTTACGACATCCTCGGCAACGTCGCCGAATGGACTCTCGACCAATACACGCCCGACTATTACAAAAACCTCAAGGCCATGGCTCCCGACAAAATCGCCGGATACTACGTGCCCTCCACCACCCCCTATCCGCACACCGCCCGAGGTGGTTCGTTTGATGACGACCTCGTCCGTCTTCGTTCCGCCTCCCGTCGTGGTTCCGCCCCCGATTGGAAACAGCAGGACCCGCAGCTTCCGAAAAGCATCTGGTATCACACCGATGCCAAATTCCTCGGCTTCCGTCTTGTCCGCCCCCTCGAAATCCCCTCCCCCGAAGAGATGTTTAAATATTGGAACAACGGCGTCGAAAACGAATAACCCATTCCGTCCTCAGACTTCTTTAAGGCCCGATCCCACAAGATCGGGCCTTTCCTTTTCACACACCCTCTTCAAGTCGCATCTCCCTCGGACTTTAGCCCTTATCCTTTATCCTTTCCATATGACCCGCCGCACCTTCCACACCCTCGCCCTCAGCAGCGCCGCCACCTCCCTGCTCCCCGCCGCCGCTCCATCATCCTCCGGCAATACCAAATCCAAAATCAAGATCGGCCAGATCGGCACCAAACATGGCCACGCCGCCGGCCAGCTTGAAACCCTCCGCCAATGCTCCGACTTCGAAGTCGTCGGCATCGTCGAACCCGATCCCCAACAACAACAAGCCGTCAAAAACCAACCCGCCTACGCCGGTCTTCCCTGGCTCACCGAAGAACAACTCCTCAACACCCCCGGCCTCCAGGCCGTCTGCATCGAAACCGATGTCGCCAACCTCCTCACCCATGCCGAACGCGCCGCCAGTGCCGGACTTCACCTCCACATCGACAAACCCGCCGGCTCCGACCTCGCCAAGTTCAAATCCCTCCTCGACACCTGCACCGCCAACCAGCGCCTGGTCAAACTCGGCTACATGTTCCGCTACAACCCCGCCTTCGAACTCATGCTTCAAGCCATCCGCGAAGGCTGGCTCGGCGAGGTCTTCAGCATCCACACCGAAATGAGCAAACAGCTCAGCCCCACCGAACGCAACCTCATGCTCCCCTACCCCGGCGGTTCCATGTTCGAACTCGGCTGCCACCTCATCGACTCCGTTGTCCACATCCTCGGTGCCCCAGAAAAAGTCACCCCCTTCATCCGCAAGAATCCGACCGATGGATTCGCCGAAAACATGCTCGCCGTCCTCGACTACCCCAAAGCCACCGTCAGTGTTCGCAGCGCCATGATCGAAGTCCAGGGCGGAGCCCGCCGCCAGTTCACCGTGTGCGGCGACCAAGGCAGCTTCGAAATCTTCCCCCTCGAACACCCCGTCGCCCGCCTGATGCTTGATCAACCACGCGGACCCTACAAAAAAGGCGTCAACGCCCTCACCTTCGAAAAAACGCCACGCTACGCCGCCGACTGGACCGATTTCGCCAAAGCCATCCGCGGCGAAACCGCCTGGGAATTCACCCCTGATCACGACTACACCGTGCAGAAAACCGTCCTCCAGGCCTCCGGCCTGATGTAGCCTCTCCTCCGATCTCCATCACCACTTGCCGCTCCTCCATTCCTCGATAAAGTAGCCTCCCTACTCCTCATGGCCAAACTTACCGACGAACAGAAACAAGCAATCACGCAATGGGCGGCCGACGGCGCCACCCTCAATGACATCCAGGCGCGGTTGAAGGAAGATTATTCCCTCGTCTACACCTATTTCGACACCCGCCTGCTCGTCATGGAACTCGGCGTCACCCTCAAAGACAAAAAACGCGACGTCCCCGCTCCTGAACCCGAACCTGAACCCGCCGCCTCTGGCAATGCCTCCGAAGATCCCAACGCCGCTTTCGATGACGAATCCGGCGACGACTTCGCCTCAGACATTCCTCCCGGCGGCAACAGCAACGTCAGCGTCTCCCTCGACACCCTTGCCATCCCGGGAACCATGGTCAGCGGCAAAGCCACCTTCAGCGATGCCGTCACCGTTTCCTGGTATCTCGACCAGCAGGGCCGACTTGGTCTCCGCGACGCCCCTCCCGGCTACCAGCCACCGCCGCAAGACATCCAGAGCTTCCAACTGCAGCTCCAGAAGCTCCTGCGTTAACGGTCGCCTCTTAGATCATTTCACTGTTTAAATTATCGGAACTTTCGCCCCAAAGGGGCATCCTATGGTAGTCCAGGGCAGAGCCCTGGGTCCGTTCCCACCGCCGATTGAGCCCTTTAAGGGCGCCTTACCCTCGCGCGGCAACCAGGCCCTGATTAAATCCTTAAATCCCCGCCTGAATTTCGACAATTAAAAGAGCGGAAAGGTATTACTTCACCGGCAGCTCATAACACACGACCTCCCGGTCATTGCGCACCAGCAAATATCGCCCTGCCAAGGTGGGGTGATTCCACGTCTTGCTGCTCAACGCCTCCAGCTTGCCCAACTCCTCAAACCCCTCCCTCTTCACCGAGGCCAGATACACCGGACCCGGCTCACTCTGGATGATCACCAATCCATCATTCACCATCAAACTCTGACCCGAGCCAAAACGACCCTCCTTCCACAAACGATCTCCGTTCGCCGGATCAATGCAGGCCATTCGTCCGTCATCCAATCCAAACAAAAACTCCCCGCCAAACGACGCACTATTAAACTGCGTCTTCAACTTCAACCCCCGCCACAGCTCCGCCACCGCCAGCTTTCCTTCCTCGCCAGCCGCCGTCACTTGCACCATCTGGCAGCCCATCCCGTAACCCCCCGACAAAAACAACCGATCACCCGGCATCACCACCGGTTGCGACGCCTTCGGCCAACGCGCATCCCCCCACTCATGCTCCGCCACCAAGACTCCGGTCGCCGGATCATGAAAGGTCAGCGACCTCGCATTGTTGCTCAAGATCACCCGCCGTCCCGCCAGCGTCGCCAGCAGCGGTGAAGCATAG is part of the Phragmitibacter flavus genome and encodes:
- a CDS encoding SUMF1/EgtB/PvdO family nonheme iron enzyme, which gives rise to MSFAHSHLITISLLASLPALSAKEIDKPDFNAHVRPILEAACFNCHNEKSDKGGLNLTTLETTMAGGDNGDALVPGKPADSLLYSTTILPEDDDMVMPPPKEGLLTKAQTEILRLWIEQGANWPKDVVLQQKPRMNFAKHIKPILDARLASGGPVKADEAYMLRLWTEQGSVWPEGTAAPGTEAPKPAAPAAKLDGMELVKRIHAHIVATSKEKAEADMKPYDSRGPKSDAPYSMLVIKGGEFLMGSPEGEAERKDDEGPQVKVKVKPFWMGKHEVTWDEYTPFMVTEVGRNKDGSKQSGKADEPITEIISQPTTPYTEMSFGMGTDGYPAISMTQHAANKFCQWLSAQTGHFYRLPTEQEWEYAARAGTTTAYYWGDDSAGVADYEWYYDNAPNFQYSQVGKKKPNPWGLYDILGNVAEWTLDQYTPDYYKNLKAMAPDKIAGYYVPSTTPYPHTARGGSFDDDLVRLRSASRRGSAPDWKQQDPQLPKSIWYHTDAKFLGFRLVRPLEIPSPEEMFKYWNNGVENE
- a CDS encoding Gfo/Idh/MocA family protein, producing the protein MTRRTFHTLALSSAATSLLPAAAPSSSGNTKSKIKIGQIGTKHGHAAGQLETLRQCSDFEVVGIVEPDPQQQQAVKNQPAYAGLPWLTEEQLLNTPGLQAVCIETDVANLLTHAERAASAGLHLHIDKPAGSDLAKFKSLLDTCTANQRLVKLGYMFRYNPAFELMLQAIREGWLGEVFSIHTEMSKQLSPTERNLMLPYPGGSMFELGCHLIDSVVHILGAPEKVTPFIRKNPTDGFAENMLAVLDYPKATVSVRSAMIEVQGGARRQFTVCGDQGSFEIFPLEHPVARLMLDQPRGPYKKGVNALTFEKTPRYAADWTDFAKAIRGETAWEFTPDHDYTVQKTVLQASGLM